A genomic region of Papaver somniferum cultivar HN1 chromosome 7, ASM357369v1, whole genome shotgun sequence contains the following coding sequences:
- the LOC113298176 gene encoding protein Iojap-related, mitochondrial-like — protein sequence MLSALRSRVLQSSSSSSSGIQSWKLGFNRLISSSPSPSPSPSSSYDESSGYLELEEVEKILIDVKADNIKVIPVKDQCDWTDFMVIATGRSTWHVRNIAEALIYKVKKKQEGFERLLLPSVQGQEGGKWIVIDSGKIVVHALDEKAREYYNLEGLYTKEALAKRVPDQDLDVAFVKVRPINNSKKKKPVQKTA from the exons ATGTTATCCGCTTTAAGATCCAGGGTACTtcaatcatcctcttcatcttcttctggtattcagtcgtggaaattagggtttaatcgattaatatcatcatcaccatcaccatcaccatcaccatcttcttcttaCGATGAGAGTTCAGGGTATCTAGAGTTAGAAGAAGTAGAGAAGATTCTCATTGATGTTAAAGCAGATAATATAAAAGTCATTCCTGTTAAGGATCAATGTGATTGGACAGATTTCATGGTTATTGCTACTGGTAGATCAACTTGGCATGTCAGGAACATTGCTGAAGCTCTAATTTACAAG gtaaaaaagaaacaagaagggTTTGAAAGATTACTGTTGCCCAGTGTACAAGGTCAAGAAGGAGGAAAATGGATTGTTATTGATTCTG GTAAAATAGTAGTTCATGCTCTTGATGAGAAGGCAAGAGAGTACTATAATTTGGAAGGTCTATATACAAAAGAGGCGCTTGCAAAGAGGGTTCCGGATCAG GATTTGGACGTTGCTTTTGTCAAAGTTCGTCCAATTAATAATTCTAAGAAGAAGAAGCCTGTGCAGAAGACTGCCTGA